In the genome of Tsukamurella paurometabola DSM 20162, the window GTATCGACCATGAGCGAGAACCGTCCGGCATCACTGATCGCGCGCATCTTCCGGGAGTGCGGGCTGATCGTGATCCACGGTTTGCCGCCCGGTTCGTAGGCGTACCAGACCGGCACGGTAAGCGGGCCGCGGCCCTGCTCCGCGATGGAAAACGCCGCGACGTGCGGTTCTGCGAGGAAGTGCTGCTTCTCCGATGCGGTGAGTGCCATGGCCCCATGGTGGCAGAGGGGTCCGACGTATCGCGCCGCTTCGACAGGAGTCCCGGTCCCGGCGGGGCGCCGTCACTCGCGCGCCGCGCTCGCCCGCCAGGGCCGGGTTTCAGGCAGGTCTGGTGAGGATCAGCCGACGGCCTGCGACAGCCAGGTGACCTCGGCGCCCTGTCCACCCATGCGGAAGGGCTCGAGTGCGTCGTCCCAGGCGGTGCCCAGGAGGGAATCGATGGCGGTCTGCAGCCCCTCGCCGCCCTGTTCGAGCATGAGCGAGCGCAACTGGGCCTCGCCGAGCAACGTGTCACCCGACGCGCTCATCGTGCCACGCCACAGGCCCAGACCCGGGGCATAGCAGAACCGCTCACCGTCGACCCCCTCGGAGGGATCTTCGGTGACCTCGAACCGCAGGGAGTTCCACTCCCGGAGCGTGTTCGCCATCCGCGCACCGGAGCCGACCGGGCCAACCCAGTCGACGACGGCGCGCTGCATACCGGGGACGGCCTCCTGCGCGGTCCACTTGAGCGTGGCTCGCGCATCGAGGGTCCTCGACAGTGCCCACTCCACGTGCGGGCACAGTGCAGCAGGTGCGGCGTGAATCCAGACGACACCCGTCGTCACCTCTGCAAACTGACTCAGCTGCTGCATGGTTGCCACCTTCTTCGTTTCGACGAGAACGTCTTCCCCAAGCCGTCTGTCGAACCGGGTGGCTACCCGCTGCTGCCTTATCACACCGATGTAGTTATGAAGCCATTGTGCACCATGATGCGCGTGTTGCGCCAGTTACACGCCTTGTAGTTCCTGAGAAATCAGGCGGTCGTTGAACTCGGACCACAGGGGTTTAGCCCACGCACCGAACGGCCGGTCGGTGAGGATCACCGCTGCGAGCTGCAGATCGGGGTCGATCCACAGATACGTCCCCGCCTGCCCGAAGTGCCCGACGGTGCGCGGCGAGTTCCGGGTTCCCGTCCAGTGCGGGCGTTTGTCGCCCTTGATCTCGAAGCCGAGCCCCCAGGTGTTCTGGATGAATTTGCCGTATCCGGGGACGAAGCCGGCGAGGCCTGGGAAGTGGACCGTGCACGCACCCCCGACGGTGCGCGGGTCCAGCAAAGTAGGGGCGGCCACCTCGGCAGCGAAGCGCGTCAGGTCGGCCACCGTCGAGCGGGCTCCGTGGCCTGCGGGGCCGGGCAGGCTGCTGCGAGTCATTCCGAGGGGGCCGAAGACGGCCTCGCGGAGGTAGTCGGGGAATCCGATACCGGTCTCCTCCTCCACCAGACGGGCCACCAGCTCGTAGCCGTAGGAGCTGTAGATCCGTTGTGTCGCCGGCGCGGCCACCACTTCGTCGGAATCGAACGCGAGCCCAGAGGCGTGGGCCAGCAGGTGCTCGACGGTACTCCCCGGCGGCCCCACCGGCTGGTCCAGCCGGATCGCCTCCTCTTCGATCGCGACGAGGATCCCGTAGGCCACGAGAAGCTTGGTGACAGAAGCGAGTTCATACTCCGCGTCGAGATCGCCGTAGCCGTCGACGGTGCGCGCATCGTCCGTGCGCAACAGCGCTCCGGCTGCATTCTCCACCGGCCACTGCGCCAGTTCCGCGAGACTCATTTCCCTCCTCGGTTCGACTCGTCAACCGTACCCGGAAGCGTCTCCCGCCCCGGGAACCGAGCGTTCGCTGCGCGCGGCACCCGACCAGCAAATATGTCGATTTGTTTGCGGTCGCACATTCAGGCTTTATTAAGCCTTGAACGGATTTAGGCTCGCCGGCATGGACGCCGTTCACGCGTCTGCATTCGCCAGGAAGGACCCGACCCATGTCAGCGAAGCACCGTAAATCGTCGAAGAGGCTGGCCGCCAAGCGCGCCGCGTTCGCCGCCGGCGCGGTAGGCGCCACCGCAGGAATCAGCATGATGGGTGCGCCTGCGCAGGCCGCGACCGCACCGAACTACAGCCAGGCGATCAGCGACTACTCGCATGCGCTCGACAACTTCCTCAAGGCTGCTGACGGCGCGCAGAAGAACGTGAACACCGTGTGGGGTCCGATCAGCGCCGGCAGTGGCGCGATCCTGCCGTCCTTCGGTTCGAGCTTCGTCACATCCGACGCCACGAAGATCACCCAGCTGCCCGAGATCCTCAGGAACATCGGCGGTCTCACGCTGCCCACCGGTGTCCCCGGTGTGGTCCCGAACATCGTGCTACCCGGCGGACAGACGGTGACGCTCCCGCTGCCCGCCACACTTCCCGGCGGCGGCCTGCTGGTGACCGCCGGCAACGCGCTCGACGGGCTGGTCAACAACCCGCTCGTCGGCCCGGTTCTCAATCAGCTCCCACCGTTGAGCCAGCTCATCGATGGCCTGGAAGCCAGCCAGAGCAAGTACACGAGCGCGTACAACTGGGGCCTGCTCGGCCTGTCGGGTCAGACCAACTTCCTCAACACCTTCGTCAAGACCCCCAGCGGCCTCACGCTCAACGGCATCACGCTGCCCGGCCTCCCCGGGCTGCCGCCGATCACCCTGCCCGATATCCCGGTGCTACCGAACGGCACCCTGCCGCAGGGCAGCATCTGGGTACCTCAGGGTGACGGCACCTACAACTTCCCGCTCGGCGGCCAGATCGGCTGGTGGGGCGCCGCTCCCACTGCTGCGGTGAAACTTCCCGCACTGCTCGGCGGCTCGGACACCGTGATCTCGGTGCCGATCGGGGCGGCCGGCTTCAAACTCCCGCTCAACCTCCTGTCGGCCGGGACGCTGGGCGCGAACGTCCTGCTGCCCACGCAGAACGGTGTCTACAACCCCATCGGCTTCACGCTGAACAACATCAACACCCCGATCGGCTTCGGACTCACCCACCTCAACGTGACCACCGGGAACTACCTCGGCACCAACGGAATCAACGTCAACAACGGCCAGAACCTGATGCTGCTGCAGAACCCGCTCGGCATCCCGCTGCCGCTGATCTACGGTCTCGGTGGATTCAGCTTCGGTACCGCGGGGATGGGGATCGCCTCGCCGTCACTGTTCGGGATCAAACTGTTCACCGATATCAAGATCGGCGACACCGTAGGGCCGAACTCCAGCGCGGGATTGATCCCGCCCGGCATCCTGCCGACGGATCCGATGAACGGCATCATCTCCACTATCACCGGCGGTCTCGGGGTGGGCTCGCTGACGCAGATCCTCGGTATCGACGCCCTGATCATCAATCCACTGACCGGATTGTTGACGCCCATTTACAAGGGCTTCTCGGACTTCGCACTCAAGCCCATCTCGGACTTCGCCACCAGCCAGTACGGCACCGTCGTCAACGGGACGGCGGCGGGAATCCTCGACCTGTCGAAGCGGGCCGCGGACGCCACCGCACCGGCGGCGTCCGGATCACCGTCGGCCACGACCACCGCGCCGACGACGGGAGCGCATGCCTTGGAGAACGGCGGCGAGTCGGTCTCGGCGCTCACGGCGCGGATCGGCGCCAACGACCAGCCGGCTCCGAAGGAGAAGGCTACGGCGACCGCGAGCGATGCCTCATCGCCCGCTACACCGACGAAGGCGGAGCCCACGTCCCCGTCAACGCCCAGCACCACCGTGGAGACACCGTCCACCCCGACGACGGCGGCCGAATCCGGTTCCACCGGTGCCGGTTCGACGACCGGGACGAACGACTCCACGGCGGGCAACTCGTCGGGGTCCGCGACCGACAAGGCCGAGGCCCCGGCGGCTTCCACCTCCGACGCGGCGAAGGACACCGCGTCGGGCTCTGCCGGCTCCACCGACACCGCGTCGAGCGAGAAGTCAGCGGCCTAGGCGATCACGATCTCCACCCGGCCGGGGCGTCGCTCACCACGAGCCTCGCCCCGGACCGGGTGAGAGTCGTGGCGGTCAGCCCGAACATCCGGAGAAACGAGTCGCTGAAGTGCGATGGCGAGGCGAAGCCGGCCTCGGCGGCGGCGCGGGTGAGGTCGGCACCGTCGGCGATCGCGGCGGCGGCGTGCAGCATCCGGGCCCAGAGTCGGTAGCGCCGGAAGCTGGTTCCGGTCTGGCCTCCGAACAGACGCAGGAAATGGGCGCGCGAGAGGTTCTCCGCCTGGGCCAGAGCATCGGCGGCGTGGCGCGTGGGGTCGTGCAGAATTCGTTCGACGGTCCGCGCAATCCGCTCGTCGAGCGCTCCGCCCAGCGACGGGAAGGCGGTCGCCAGAATTCGCGCACCATCGGGTTCCGGGGCCGCGCAGAGGTCGAGCAGGCGCCGCTCATCGGAGTGATGCAGGCCGAATCCTCCGGACCGCTCGCGCATCGTGTGAACCAGCGTCCGACTGTGATCGGCGTTCGCATCGTTGTAGCAGAAGAGGATTCGGGAGCCGGGCGCGATCACCACCCGGTGGACCACGCGGGGCGGCACGAGCACGCTGCGTGCAACCACGTCCTCGCGCCCATCGACTCGCACCGTGACCGGGCCGTCGACGCCGAGCACCAGGCAGTGCACCGAGGTCGAATGGGGCGCCAGACCGAGCGAAGCGCCGAGGTAGACCGCAGTGGCCGGCGAGACCCACAGGGTGCTCGCGGTAGCGCACGTTTCTGGAAGCGCGGTGGCGGTCACAGGGTCGATGCTAGGTGGACATTCTCACGCATCGGAGGAACTCGTGGTGAAACAGAAGCTGGGGCGCGCGCTGCTCGCGGGCGTCGGGATGGCGCACCTGGCCCCCGCGGTCGCGATCGTCTCCCGCGATCGACTCGAACGCAGCTACGGCATCACCGTCTCGGACTCGGACACCGAGCTGCTGCTGCGGCACCGCGCCACCTTCTTCGGGCTACTCGGCTGCGGCCTGATCTACGCCGCTGCGGAGCCGCGATACCGTGGCCCTGCGATCACCGCTGGAGCCGTGTCGCTGGGCTCGTATCTCGCCCTCGCACAGTCGATCGGAGCGGGTCCGCGGCTGATGCAGGTGAAGCGACTGGACGTCGGTCTCCTTGCCGCTCTCAGCGCAGCGGCGGCACTGACTCGCTGACGCCTAGCGGCTCTGCGCTGAAGGGTAGCCGCAAGCGCGCGCCCCGAACCGCTATTGCAGATACGCTCAAGAAAGCAGAAAACCGCCTCCGAAGAGGCGGTTTGCTTGCTCCCCCAACTGGACTCGAACCAGTAACCCTTCGATTAACAGTCGAATGCTCTGCCAATTGAGCTATGGGGGATTGACCGAGAGAGAACTTTAGCGCAACGCACTCGGGGAGACCAATCGGCAGGTCAGAGGCCTACCGAAGGTCCCCCCGAGGCGTCAGCGGATTACAGCTTGCAGGTGCCCTCGGCAGCCTGCTCCGGGGTGCAGGTGGCCGTGGCGGCGCCCGTAGCGGGCTTGGTCACGGTCGGCTCCTGCGCCGGCTGGGTACGCGTCGCCTGCTTCGGAGCCACGGTCGACACGGATGCCTGCGGGGTAACGGGCGGCGTGGTGGTCGTGGCCGGAGCCTGCGTCTGCGTCTGGGTAGGCGCCTGGGTCTGCGTCTGCGTCGGAGCCTTGGTCTCGGTCTGCGCCGGAGCCTTCGTCTCCGTCTGCGTCGGAGCCTTGGTCTCGGTCTGCGTCGGAGCCTTGGTCGCCGTGTCCTTCGGTGCGGTGGTGCCGGCGGTCGCACCACCGGTCGCCGTCGCTCCGGCGGTCGCACCACCGGTCGCCGTCGCTCCGGCGGTCGCACCCGGAACGGTGGCGGTTGCGCCGCCGTTGGCACCACCGGTCACCCCGCCGGTACCGACGGTGGCTCCCGCACCCGCACTCACCGCAGCGCCCGCGTTACCCGCGGCGACGTCCGGCTTGGCGACGGTGGCATCGACCTTCGAGCCGACGCCCGCGTCCAGCGAGGCCTTGGTGCCGGCCTGGATGGTCGCGCCCTTCACCGCAGCGGCGGTCGGGGCGGTCACGGAGGCGTCGAGGTTGACGTTGCCGGCAACCTTGGCGCCGGGCACCGCGGTCAGGGCCTCGACCTTGGCCGAGGTCGGAAGGGGCGCCAGCACGACACCGGGAGCCACCGGAGCGGTGGTCGTGGTCGTCGTAGTGGTGGTCGTGGTCGTCGTGGTGGTGGTCGTGTAGACCGGCGCGACGATGCGGGCCTGGTCACGAACGTCGACCACGCGGCCGGGGGTCACTGCCCACACGGGGTAGTAGGGCTCGTTGTAGCGCGGGTTCACCCGGACGTACGGGTTACCGGGCAGGTTGATGCCGATCGACACCGAGATCAGCGGCTGCGGACGCGGCTGGGTCCAGCTCGGCGGGTAGATCCACATGACGGGCACGTCGACCTTGAAGTTCGCCTCGAACCACGGCTTCGGGTAGTCCGGGCGCTGCCAGGGCTTGGGCTGACCGGGGACCCACGGCTTCACACCGAGCTGGCGTCCGTACAGGGTGTAGCAGGTCTGGCTCTGCACCTCGATGCCGGCGCGGTAGTTGTTCCACCGACCGGTCTCACAGATCTGCTGGTAGACCGCGATCTCCTGCGGCGTGTAACGCCACGGGCGGTAGTCGGCGGGCCGCACCATCGGCGCGGGCGGCGCGGGCTGCGGCGCCGGCCGCAGGCCGGGGATCGCGGGGGCAGGCGGGTAGTAGACCGTGGTGTTCTTGCTGGTCGAGGTGATGGTGCCCTGCGGCAGGCCGGAGTTGGCGACGGCCTGCGCAGCGACGGGGTTGCCCACCATCGTGACGCCGGACGGCGGGACGGCGATGCCGTCGGTCTGGAAGGCGCCGGGGTTGGCGGTGAACTGGTCACCGGTCACCGGGGAGAATGCGACGGGGCTGTCGCCCTCGGTCGACTTGCTGCAGCCTGCGAGGACGCTGGCGGCGGCGATCACGGCGAACGAGGCTGCACCGATCTTCTTCGTGTTCATGCGGTTCCCATCCTTGGGTTGCGACGGGGCCGCGGAGCCCCCTGTGTGTCTTCGACTCAAGTCACAGGCTGTATCTCGGCAACCGCGCTGTTCGTTACAGCGATGTCACCTCGGAGCCGAAAGTTCAGGGTTTTCCCGCAGGGTCAGTACAGGGGGCGCACAGAGAAGACCTGGAGCTTCTGCGGGGCCCCTTTCGCCTTGAATCGGCGAGGTCGCACCTGGTAGCGATCCCTTTCTGCGACGGTGAAGACCGTCTCGGAGGCGAGCACTTCTCCCCCGTTCGCGGCCTCGGCGACCCGGGCCGCGATGTTGACGTCGACACCGATGAGGTCGCCCTTCACCTGTCGTGGCGTGCCGGTGTGCAGGCCCGCGCGCAGGGTCGGCCGGTAGCCGTCGGCCACGTCGATCATTCCGACCGCTTCGATCACCTCGTACGCCGCTTCGATAGCGGTATCGCCGTCGAAGGCGGCGAGGGCCCCGTCGCCCATGGTCTTGACGATGACGCCGCCGTGGCGCTCCACGAGGTCCTTGGTGGTCTTGTTGACGGCGTGCAGCAGCCGGACGATGTCGTCGTCATCGCGATGCAGAGCCCAGGTCGAGAAACTCACGAGGTCGGTGAACATGATGGTGACCGGACGCGGCGGCAAGTAGTCGCGGTCGCGACGGCTGATCAGCGCCTGCCAGGTCGCGGTGGCCAGATTGCCGAGTTCCCGGGTGACGGTGGGTTCGTCGCCGACGATGCGGTCGATGAGGTTCGAGAGCCGTTCGGTGGATTCGGCATCAGGGTGGAACAGATCCTTCTTGGGACCACCGGGCAGGTTCTCGCGGGCGACCCGGACGATGCCGGCGACCGTCTTGCTGTGATTGGCCGCGTGGGCGGCGCGGGCCCCCGCGGCGAAGACGGACTTCTTCGGCTCGGGCGCCGCATCACCGGAGTCGTGAGCGGGCACGTCGAGTGCGTCGTCGGCCATGGCAGCTGTTCTCCCGTCGCGGTCGTTCCGCAACGTAACAGTAGTCCCCGACCGCAGCGGCTACGGCTGCATGTTCATCCGAGCGTGCAAGCGCGCACCGTAGACCTGGGCGTCGAGGTCGGCCGCTGCATTGAGTACGGCTTTGACGGCACGCCACACGCCCAGACCGGCGCGGCGCGCCGCCGGGGGCCGGATTCCCAGCCGGAAGTCTCCGCCGCGTACGTCGTAGTGATCCAACATCTCACGCCTCCTCGACCCGTTTCGTGACCTAGGACACACCGTAGGACTCGTTTCGGCGTGGCGTCGGCGATTCGGCGACGACACGCTGAGGGAACGCGTACCACTCGGGATGCATCGCCACGGCCGCCTGCGCATTGGTTCTGCAAACAATGAGCCGTGTCCTCAGCTAGGGGTCGCAGGTGCGGCGGTGGAAACGGCGAGCGTTACCGAAATCGACTGTGAATACCTGAGAAATCTCTCGGACGATCCTCAGCGGATGAGCGGTAGCTTCGTGGCGACGCCCCATCAAGGGCCGAGCATGACGAAAGGAAATCACCATGCAGACTTGGAAATTCGCCGCCGCTACCGCGTTCACCGGCACTCTGATCGCCGCCCCCGTGGCCACCGCCGCAGCCGCCCCCGCCGATCCCGTCCCCGGCACGCAGTGCACCGTCGCGCAGGTCGAGCGAGCGGTGACCGATCTCGCACCCGAGGCGATCCCGATGCTGAACCAGGTTCCGGGTGGCCGCGCCACCGCCGAGCAGGTGCTCACCCTCCCGCCGGCCGAGCGCAATGCCCGCCTGCACCAACTCGCGAACCAGAATCCCCAGCTCGCCGCGTTCTACAACGCGAACCAGGGCGAGATCAACAAGCGGATCAACCTGGTCGTGAGCAACTGCGCGAAGTACTGACAGATCAGTGGGGCAGGTGGGGCTCGAACCCACGACCAGCGGATTATGAGTCCGCGGCTCTAACCGACTGAGCTACTGCCCCAGCGCCGACGCACCGTCGGCGTGCCACACGATACTCGGCGCGGCGGTCCGGTTCAGCCGCCGGTGGGCCAGTAGTGACTGTCGGGGAGGGAGCGGGAACCGAAGATCGCCTGCCCCACGCGTACGCAGGTCGCACCCTCCTCGATGGCGATCTCGTAATCGCCCGACATTCCCATCGACAACTCCGTCAGCCCTGAGTCCACGTCGAGGGCGCGGTCCCGTACGCGGCGCAACACCCGGAAGCATTTGCGTACGCGGGCCTCGTCGGCCGAGAACTCGGCCAGGGTCATGAATCCGCGTACGCGCAGCGACGCGAACGCGGGCAGTTCGCGCAGGAAATCGGGCACCGCGCCGGGGCTGAGCCCATACTTCGACTCCTCCGCCGAAGTGTTCACCTGCACATACACATCGAGGCCGCGTCCGGCCGCTTGCAGCCGGCGATCGAGCGCTTCGGCCACGCGCACACTGTCGAGAGCCTGGAACTCTGCGGCGAACGCGGCCACGTCTTTCGCCTTGTTGGTCTGCAGGTGCCCGATCACCGCCCACGCCACAGCCAGGTCGGCCAGCTCCTCCGACTTCCGTTTGGCCTCCTGAACCTTGTTCTCCCCCAGCTCAGTACAGCCCGCCGCTACCGCGAGACGCAGCCGGTCCTGCGGCACCGTCTTGCTCACCGGGAGCAACCGCACGTCCGACGGTGCGCGACCGGCTCGGGTAGCCGCCGCGTCGATCCGCGCCCGCACCGCGGCGAGGTTCGCCGCGAACTCGCCGACGGTCTGCGCGGGTGGGTACGAGGTCATGAGCGTCAGAGTATCCGCCGGGTACAGTGGCCCCATGATCCGTCTGGTTATCGCAGCAGGTGCCGGTTACGTGCTGGGCACCAAGGCCGGTCGCCGCCGGTACGAGCAGATCAATCGCACCGCGAAGGCGATCGCCACCAGCCCGGTCACCAAGAAGGCCGTCGAGGTGGGGCGCCGCAAGCTCTCCGACTCGCTCAATCCCGATCCGAAGATGCGCACGCTGCGCGAGATCGACGCGGAGACGGTGGTCTACTCCCCCAAGACCGACCTGGACTAGTACCCGGTATCGCCCACGGCCAGCTTCAGCAGGCTCTGCCGGTACGACTCCAGCGCCACCAGATCACCGAACAGCCGGTTGTAGTCGTCGTCGGCGTTGGGCGACATGCGCTTGAGCTTCGACTTCAGATCGGCCACCTGACCGCCGACCCACACCTCCTGCAACCGCGCCAGCACACTCTCGACGTACCGCGGCGAGGGCTCACCCTGAACTTCCAGTGGTTCGACGGCGAGTTCGGTGACGAGCGCCTCCAGCACCGGCCCGTCGGCGTGCCGGACCACGGTGTCGACCCATTCCGCTCCGCCGAGGCCGGCCGCGATCCCGCCGGCGCCCTCGATCGCGAGGCGGATCGCGCGGTAGGCGGGATCGGTGAACATGTCGTCGGACAGTGCGTCGAAGACGGTGCCCGCCAACGCCGGTGCCTGCAAAGCGCACTTGAGCACCTCGCGCTGCACCCACAGCACGGGATCGGTGGGGTTGGGCCGCTGCGGTCCCGTCGGGCGGGCCTGCGGGACCGGGTTCTCGGGCTCGCGGAACCGGTTGTTCGACGGTGCCGGAGCGCCCGGTCCGGGGCGCCCCTCACCGCGGCGGATCCGTGCGGATTCCTCACGGACCCGGCGCAGCACCTGGCCCACATCGTCCCAGCCGACCCACCCGGCGAGTTGACGGGCGTACTCGTCTCGCAGCGCCATGTCTTTGATGCGCGCCACCACGGGGACCGAGCGGCGCAGCGCGTGCACGCGTCCCTCGGCGGTATCGAGGTCGAACTCGGAGATCAGCGTCTTCACGGCGAACTCGAACATCGGAACCCGCTGCGCGATCAGATCGCGGACGGCCTCGTCGCCGTGCTTCTGGCGCAGCTCGCACGGGTCCATCCCGTCGGGAGCGACGGCCACGAAGGTCCGCCCGGCGATCTTCTGGTCACCGTCGAAGGCCTTCATCGCGGCGGCGCGACCGGCCTCGTCGCCGTCGAAGGTGTAGATCACTTCGCCACGGAAGTAGCTGTCGTCCATCATCAGTCGCCGCACCAGTGAGACGTGATCCTCGCCGAACGCGGTACCGCACGATGCGACCGCGGTCTCCACCCCCGCGGCGTGCATGGCCATCACGTCGGTGTAACCCTCGACCACCACCACCTGATGCCCCTTGGCGATGTGCTTCTTGGCGTGATCGAGGCCGAACAACACCTGAGACTTCTTGTACAGCATGGTCTCGGTGGTGTTCATGTACTTGCCCAGGTTGTCGTCGTCGAACAGCTTGCGCGCACCGAAGCCGATCACGTCGCCGCCGAGGTTCTTGATCGGCCAGAGCAGCCGGCGGTGGAACCGGTCGATCGGCCCGCGCTGCCCCTGCTTCGTCAACCCGGCCGCCTCGAGCTCCTTGACCTCGAAGCCCTGGCGCAGCAACGCTTTCGTCATCGTGTCCCAGCCCGACGGCGCGTAACCGCACCCGTAGAACTCGGCATCCTCGGCGGTGAAGTCGCGATCCTGGAGGTACTGGCGAGCCGTCTCCGCTTCGGGAGTG includes:
- a CDS encoding YggS family pyridoxal phosphate-dependent enzyme, whose product is MTSYPPAQTVGEFAANLAAVRARIDAAATRAGRAPSDVRLLPVSKTVPQDRLRLAVAAGCTELGENKVQEAKRKSEELADLAVAWAVIGHLQTNKAKDVAAFAAEFQALDSVRVAEALDRRLQAAGRGLDVYVQVNTSAEESKYGLSPGAVPDFLRELPAFASLRVRGFMTLAEFSADEARVRKCFRVLRRVRDRALDVDSGLTELSMGMSGDYEIAIEEGATCVRVGQAIFGSRSLPDSHYWPTGG
- a CDS encoding hemophore-related protein, with the protein product MQTWKFAAATAFTGTLIAAPVATAAAAPADPVPGTQCTVAQVERAVTDLAPEAIPMLNQVPGGRATAEQVLTLPPAERNARLHQLANQNPQLAAFYNANQGEINKRINLVVSNCAKY
- a CDS encoding adenylate/guanylate cyclase domain-containing protein, which codes for MADDALDVPAHDSGDAAPEPKKSVFAAGARAAHAANHSKTVAGIVRVARENLPGGPKKDLFHPDAESTERLSNLIDRIVGDEPTVTRELGNLATATWQALISRRDRDYLPPRPVTIMFTDLVSFSTWALHRDDDDIVRLLHAVNKTTKDLVERHGGVIVKTMGDGALAAFDGDTAIEAAYEVIEAVGMIDVADGYRPTLRAGLHTGTPRQVKGDLIGVDVNIAARVAEAANGGEVLASETVFTVAERDRYQVRPRRFKAKGAPQKLQVFSVRPLY
- a CDS encoding pyridoxamine 5'-phosphate oxidase family protein; translated protein: MALTASEKQHFLAEPHVAAFSIAEQGRGPLTVPVWYAYEPGGKPWITISPHSRKMRAISDAGRFSLMVDTVTPRTMYVTVEGPVSELRPSTDEEIYAMAARYLQGAELDGYLAFADQLGEHATVVLEPEHWLGADLTM
- the dnaG gene encoding DNA primase; amino-acid sequence: MVGRIPERDIAAIRDRARIEDVVGEYVALRPAGVGSMKGLCPFHDEKTPSFHVRPTQGFFHCFGCGEGGDVISFLQKIEHVPFVEAVEQLADKVGIQISYEGGTPGPKQDRGTRMRLVAANAAAQKFYAEQLRTPEAETARQYLQDRDFTAEDAEFYGCGYAPSGWDTMTKALLRQGFEVKELEAAGLTKQGQRGPIDRFHRRLLWPIKNLGGDVIGFGARKLFDDDNLGKYMNTTETMLYKKSQVLFGLDHAKKHIAKGHQVVVVEGYTDVMAMHAAGVETAVASCGTAFGEDHVSLVRRLMMDDSYFRGEVIYTFDGDEAGRAAAMKAFDGDQKIAGRTFVAVAPDGMDPCELRQKHGDEAVRDLIAQRVPMFEFAVKTLISEFDLDTAEGRVHALRRSVPVVARIKDMALRDEYARQLAGWVGWDDVGQVLRRVREESARIRRGEGRPGPGAPAPSNNRFREPENPVPQARPTGPQRPNPTDPVLWVQREVLKCALQAPALAGTVFDALSDDMFTDPAYRAIRLAIEGAGGIAAGLGGAEWVDTVVRHADGPVLEALVTELAVEPLEVQGEPSPRYVESVLARLQEVWVGGQVADLKSKLKRMSPNADDDYNRLFGDLVALESYRQSLLKLAVGDTGY
- a CDS encoding DUF3145 domain-containing protein is translated as MQQLSQFAEVTTGVVWIHAAPAALCPHVEWALSRTLDARATLKWTAQEAVPGMQRAVVDWVGPVGSGARMANTLREWNSLRFEVTEDPSEGVDGERFCYAPGLGLWRGTMSASGDTLLGEAQLRSLMLEQGGEGLQTAIDSLLGTAWDDALEPFRMGGQGAEVTWLSQAVG
- a CDS encoding AraC family transcriptional regulator, translating into MTATALPETCATASTLWVSPATAVYLGASLGLAPHSTSVHCLVLGVDGPVTVRVDGREDVVARSVLVPPRVVHRVVIAPGSRILFCYNDANADHSRTLVHTMRERSGGFGLHHSDERRLLDLCAAPEPDGARILATAFPSLGGALDERIARTVERILHDPTRHAADALAQAENLSRAHFLRLFGGQTGTSFRRYRLWARMLHAAAAIADGADLTRAAAEAGFASPSHFSDSFLRMFGLTATTLTRSGARLVVSDAPAGWRS
- a CDS encoding serine hydrolase domain-containing protein, translated to MSLAELAQWPVENAAGALLRTDDARTVDGYGDLDAEYELASVTKLLVAYGILVAIEEEAIRLDQPVGPPGSTVEHLLAHASGLAFDSDEVVAAPATQRIYSSYGYELVARLVEEETGIGFPDYLREAVFGPLGMTRSSLPGPAGHGARSTVADLTRFAAEVAAPTLLDPRTVGGACTVHFPGLAGFVPGYGKFIQNTWGLGFEIKGDKRPHWTGTRNSPRTVGHFGQAGTYLWIDPDLQLAAVILTDRPFGAWAKPLWSEFNDRLISQELQGV